The genomic interval CTGCCTCTGCCGGTAGAGAAAGTCTCCATGATCGGTTATCAATACGAGCCTCTGCCTCACCTCACTGATAAACTGGTACAGAAAATTAAAGAACTGGTAGCCACCGAAGGCAAGAAGGAGATAAGAGAAAGCCGTGTGTGAAGCAAACGCCTATATCGATCACGAAGGGAAAGAAGAACTTTATATGGAATCGGTGGATGTCATTAAGCCGGAAGCGGAAAACAAGCTTTTGATCATGAACATTTTCGGTGATCAGAAAATTTTACAGGGAAGAATTAAAAGGATATCTCTGCTTAATCATAAGATTCTGCTGGAAAGAATTAAATAGCGAAAAAAACGGATCACCCTCCATGAATCCCCTTTTGGTCTGTGGTGTCCTCCTTTTGTATTTTCAATAAAAACTCTCCAGGAGAAGCAAAAAATCCACCACTTCACTATGCCCGCTGAGACAATACCCGGCAGAGGTCGTATTCTTTCGTCCGACCAGTATCCCGATCCCTTTTCCCCTGATGGCCCGAAAGGCATCCTCATCCGCATTGTCAGCGCCCAAATAAATGGTCAGCGGGTGCGCCTTCCGGGAGGATACCAGGTTTTCAAACATCTTAACAACCCTTCCCTTGTCCCAATTGACAACCGGAAGAATCTCCAGACCATCTTTCCCTTCCACAAGGCGGAGCGTCCCTGAGCTCAAAAAGGGCTGAATAACCGCACCGATTCTCTCTCTCACCACTTCTTTCTGATTGTTGTCCGCCTGTTGATAGCCAAGGGAGAGAGAAAATCCATTGTCTTCGACTGAAATTTCGCCAAGGTCGCAGAACCGCTCCTGCAGGGATGCCTTCATGGATTGAAGCTCAGCAGCACACTGGGCACAGGCCGGATGGATAAATTCCATTTCCGGCCCCCGAATCTCCAATCCGGAATTTCCCGAATAGTACATGCCATTGATCCTGACCAGATTTTGAAGGCTGCTTAATTTAAGGCTGCTGATGATACCGGTAGTCACACTTGACTTGGATCGGAGAGAAATGAGAAGCTCACGAAGATTATAATCCAGATTCGGGGGAGATGGTGGAGCGGGAACCAGAATACCTTCATAATTCATCAAAAGAAGCACCGGCCTGCTTCGTAATTCTTTTTTAATCCTCGGCCATTCCGCAATCGGATCTTTTATACTGTACATCAAGCCCTCGGACTTTCCTGCCGTGCAATTCAATTCCTGACATTTCATTGATATTGTTTATTGGTTGATTGGTTTGTTTGTTCGTTTGTTTGTTTGTTTCAATCCTCACCTGCCCGTCAGAGAGGGCAGGAGCCCCATGGTTGATTACTTATTGCGTTGCAGCGATAACAAAACCATGAAACCCGGCTTTCTCACTCAGGCTTTGAAGCTGCCGTTCAGCTTCCAGACGATCAGAAAATCCGCCGATCCTGATCCGATACCAGGAGGTGTTTCTATCCTCGGAATCCCCGGTGGTCAGATATGCTGAATATCCTCTGGCCCGTAACGACTGCATTATCTTTTCCGCTTCGTTTCGCATCCTGAGAGCTGCAACCTGAATAGTATACCTGCCGCCGCTTTGAGAGGCTTGCGCAATACCAGGGGATAAATGGATTTTGCGAGCTCGTCCCATATCCATCTTGATATCCGGCAGGGTGTGAAAGAAGGTAAACTGATCCTGGCTGTTTGCCGCCTTGACCTGGGATTCCAGTTCCTTGACACTATCCTGAATGGCAAGCTTTTCTCTCAGGTGAATCATCGTCCCCAGGATAGCGAAAAGGATAAGCAGCAGGCCAGCCAGCCAAACCGTTCGACCGGCGGTAAAAGTTGTGCGGGCGGCCAAAGATTGACGGCCACCAGGTCGTCCCCTGGCAGGATTTTCCTGCTTCTGAATGAATTCACCTTGAGTTTGCATGCTCATGACTACATCGCCGTTGGTGTTGAAATACCCAGCAACTTCAGCCCATCGGCAATGACAATCCGGATTGCCGAAACAAGGACGATGCGGGCAGATGAGAGACGGGAATCTTCCGAGATTACCCGATAAAGATTATAGTATTTATGGAACAGGGTAGCAAGCTCAATCAGATAGAAAGTAAGCCGGTGAGGCTCAAGCGCTTCGGCGGCTTCGGTCAGGACCTGTGGATAGAGGGAGAGCTTCTGAATCAGTTGAATCTCTTCCGCATTCTGAAGCAGGGACAGGTCCGGCTCAGGAAGGAGAAGTCCTCTTTTTTCAATTTCCCGGAAAATGCTGCATACCCTCGCATGGGCATACTGGGTGTAGTAGACCGGGTTCTCACTGGATTGCTTTTTGGCCAGATCAAGGTCGAAATCAAGATGGGTATCAAACCTTCGCAGGAGAAAGAAAAACCTGGCCGCATCTACCCCGACCTCCTCAATGACCTCCGAGAGTGTGGTAAAGGTGGCCTTGCGGGTAGACATGTTAACCGGCGTCTCTCCCCGCATCAGCCTGACCAGTTGGACCAAGAGGATCGATACTCTCTCCTCCGGTACCGAGAATGCCCTGGCAACAGCCCGAATACGGTTGACATACCCGTGGTGGTCCGCACCCCAGATATCAATCAGCCGGGCATATTTCCTTTGAAACTTGTTCCGGTGGTAGGCGATGTCAGAAGCATAGTAGGTCGGCTCACCAGAGGAGCGGATCACTACCCGGTCCTTTTCATCCCCCACGCTTGAGGTCTTCATCCAGAGCGCGCCATCCTGCTCGTAAACCCATCCCTTGTTCCGGAGATACTTTATGGCTTTTTCCACTGACCCGGTATCATACAGGCTCCTCTCACTGAACCACTGATCGAACTGGACGCGGGAAAGGACCAGGTCATCCTGAATCTGCCGCAGGATTATATCAGCGGCGATCCTGGTCAGGAGGGGAACAGCCTCCTTCTCGGGCATCGACAATAAGCTGTCTCCCTTCTCCCTGATAAGATCGCGGGCGATATCCCGGATGTACTCACCCTGATAGCCATCAGCGAGAAAAGGAACATCTTTTCCCATCTCCTGATAGTAGCGCAGCAGAACCGATTTCCCAAGAATTTCCATCTGCCTTCCGGCATCATTAATGTAATACTCTCTGGTTACCCGGTAGCCGACCTTTTCAAGTATCCGGGCCAGAGTGTCCCCGACTACTGCGCACCGGCCATGCCCCACGTGCAGAGGGCCGGTTGGGTTGGCACTGACAAATTCAATATTTACCTTCCGTCCCCTTCCGACTGCCGGTGAGCAAAACTCTTTCGGCTTGGCCTGAATCTGCCGCAGGATTTGATGCCAGAACTGCGGTTTCAGGAAAAGATTAATGAACCCGCTTCCGGCAATCTCAACCTTGTCCACAACCTTTGGCCAGGCCGGGATGTTCTGGATAATGATTTCGGCCAGCTTGCGGGGTGGCATTTTAGCTGCCGGAGCAAGCAGAAAGGCAATATTGGTCGTCAGGTCACCGAATTTTTTCTCTTTCGGGATTTCAAAATAGATTTTTGGCCAGGAGATCTCCTGGGGAATCAATCCTTTTTCGACTGAAGATTTAAGGCCATTTACGATGCTTTTGGATAAAATTTTTTTCATTGCTGAACAGTGAACAAAAGGGCACCCTTTTTACCAGGGTGCCCTTAGTATGGAATATCGAATTGAATGATGGGTTATCTTCACCCACTCGTGCAGGAAAGCCTGCTGGCTGATAGAGATAACCTCGGGTTATCTTACGAGGATAAAGACTCTTCCTCTTTCTCCTCCCGGCCAGGAGAGGAAGCCGGAGCATCATTTCCTGATGATCCGCCGGTGGCATGAGCATTCTGGTTTTTCTGCCGCTTCCGATACTCTTCCAGCTCAGCACTGTGGGCTGATTCCTCATATCCCCTGATGCTGAGGCCGATCTTTCTGGCTTCGATATCGGTCCGGATAATTTTAACCACGATCTCATCGCCTACAGACAGAACCTGCTTGGGATTGCTGATCGATTCATCTCCCATCTCACTCACGTGGATGAAGCCATCGACGCCTCCTTCCAGTTCAGCCACTGCACCCGTATCGGTCAGCCGCAAAACCTTGCAGGGAACGATGCTGCCTACCGGATATTTTTCCTCCACTTTGGACCAGGGATCGGGCTGCAACTGTTTGATGCCGAGCGAAAGCCGCTCATTCTGGGTATCGATGCTCAAAATCACGGCATCAATCTTCTCTCCCTTTTTCAGAACCTCGGAAGGATGCTTGACCCGCTGGGTCCAGGAAATATCGGAGATATGGACCAGGCCATCGACCCCTTCCTCAAGCTCAATGAAGGCACCAAAATCAGTTATATTCCGGACCCGTCCGGTAATTTTCGATCCGACCTGGTACTTGCTTTCGATGATCAGCCAGGGATTGGGTTCGGTCTGCTTCATGCCCAGGGAGATTCGCTTATTCTCCTTGTCAACATCCAGAACGATCACCTCGACGATTTCACCGATAGCTACCACGCGGGAAGGATGCCGGATTTTCCGGGTCCAGGACATTTCGGAAACATGGATCAGACCCTCGACTCCTTCTTCCAGCTCGACAAAAGCACCGTAATCGGTCAGGCTGACAACTTTTCCGCGCACGCGGCTGCCGATAACGTACTTTTCATCCACCCTCTCCCACGGATCAGGGGTTTTTTGCTTCAGGCCGAGAGAGATTCGCTCATTGGCCTGATCAAATTTCAAAACCATGACCTCCACTTCATCACCGACCACGAATAATTCCGAAGGATGGCGGACCCTCCCCCAGGACATGTCGGTCACGTGCAGCAGGCCATCGATGCCGCCCAGGTCAATAAAAGCTCCGTATTCAGTGATATTTTTGACAATTCCTTTGACCAGCTTGCCTTCCTCGATGGTTTCCAGGGCAACTTTTCTCTTTTTGTCCCGCTCCTCTTCCAGGAGGGATCTGCGGGATAAGACGATATTGCCGCGCTTTTTATTTAATTTGATGATTTTCATCTTCAGGACTTTACCGATCAGACCATCGAGATCCCTGATCGGCTTGATGTCGATCTGCGAGCCGGGTAAAAATCCGAGAATCCCGATATCGACCGTCAATCCGCCCTTAATCCGTTTGATGACTCTTCCCTCGATTGTCTCTCCATTTTCATAGATCTTCATCAGGTCATCCCAGATCTTGATCTTATCGGCCTTCTCTTTGGACAAGACAATCAAATCATCACTATCTTCCATAGTTTCAAGGAAGACATCCACCACATCACCGACTTTGACGTTCAGCTCTCCGGCAGGAGTCCGGAATTCCCGCAGCGCAATGGTCCCTTCGGACTTATACCCGATATCAACCAGGACTTCCTCGTCCATGATCCGAAGTATCGTCCCTTTGACCACCTCGCCCTCTTCGATATGCCGGAGACTCTCGGTATACAACCGCTCAAGCTCCTCTTCCCCCATGGATTCTTCCTCATCGAGGTCATCCTTATAGGTATCTTCGAGCTCGGACACCATTTTCCCCTGGCCTGCGGCGGAAGAGGAGCGTTTCTCTTCCTTTGAGCTTGTCAGCGTTTGCTGTGGATTGTGGCTGCTTTTCTTTTCCAAAATCGCATCCTCCTCGGACAGGAGAATGTCTTTTGGATCGTTGTTAATGGTCATTAGTCATTAAACCCCCTAAAAAGTATAATGAATCAGAATATCGCTACTCTGATTGTGCGCTTTTATAAGCGTACAGATAAGTATATCACACTTTTGCTTCATTCACAAGCAAATAATCTCATGAGGTAATCAGATACCAATTTTCCGGGCCATGATGTCTCCAACCTCTTCAATGCTCCGGTGAGTGGAATCGATTACAATCGCATCCTCAGTCTTAACCAGTGGAGCGAGCTGCCGACTCCGGTCGTTCCGGTCGCGCTCGGCTAAATCCGCCATGACTTCCGGGAAGCTCACCTCCATGCCCCTTGACCGCAACTCTTCAAACCGCCGCCGGGCACGCTCCTCCAGGCTGGCGTCCAGGAAAAATTTCTTATCCGCATCGGGAAAGACAAAGCTTCCGATGTCCCGGCCATCCATAACCACAGCCCCCTGCCGACCGATTTGCCGCTGAATCTCAACCATGGCCAGTCTTACCCCGGGGAGAGCCGAAATCCTTGAAGCCATCATGCCAACCTGCTGGGTCCGGATCAGGGAAGTGACATCCTCGGCGTTCCAAAATACCCGCAGGTTCAAGCAGCAGTCACTCCCTTTGCACTCCTCGCCAGACACATTGTGCAGGGAAATGCTGTTGTGATGGAGAAGATCGGTTAATGATGCCTCGTCATCATCGGCAATGCCTGCCTGAATTGCCTTCAAGGCCAGCGCCCGGTACATGGCCCCGGTGTCGATGTAGGTGTAATTATACCGCCTGGCCAGTAACTTTCCCACGGTGCTTTTACCGGCAGCCGAAGGGCCGTCAATGGCAATGATTAATCCTTTTTTTCCTGCCTGCTCCAATGCCTGCCCTTACCTGTTGTCTGAATATGACTCTCGATCCGAAGGTGGTGTGTTTTGATAAAGGTTTATTTTAACAGGCCCATTGGTCGATTGTCAACTGGTTTTCCAGGCCACCCGGATATTCCCCATCCTGGATGGGAGCCCCCCTATTCTCCTCCCCCCCTTGAGGGGCAACAGTATTAAGTTAAGAGATCGTAGAGTTCATACCCAGAGCCCAGGGGAGCGTTTTTCTCCCTCTCCCCTCTGGGGAGAGGGTTGGGGTGAGGGGCGTTAGTGGTAGGGGAGTTCTTTCGTACTTTGGTGCAGACTTTTCAATGTGCATTTTGACTACAGGATAAGATATAATAGATATTGTGAACCGTCTTATATGAGGATATGTGATACCGTATTCTCCTCAATGATCAAATAGAAAATCGGGCGAGAGAATTAAGCAGATCGGGCATAAGGCCATTGGATGCATTACATTTAGCCTCAGCAGAAGAGGCAGAAGCAGATTATTTTTGTACTTGTGATGACAAATTTCTCAATAGGACGAAGACTATCCAGGGCATTAAGACAAGGGTAGTTTCACCTGTTGAATTGATAGAGGAGATCGAGAAATGGTAACAGGAACAGTACCATTGTCTGAAATAACGAGAGAGGCGATCAGGGTGTTGTGTAAGGAAATAGGACTAGTGAATACTGTTCGTTTTATAAACCAATTTACAACTGGCTATGGCAACTACACCGAAGAGAGGGAGCAACTGTTTGCAGATATGACCCTGGATGATATTGTATCTGAAATAAAAAGAAGGCGGTAATTTTATGAAAGATGCACCTTATTCAACACGAATTCTTCAATTTTACTTGCGGCTTCAAGAGCCTCTTGAGCATCTTCCTGGCAGATACTCTCAAAGGGCAGATCACCTGGATAGCGAGCTTCGGTAATGTACTCATTGAATAGCCCGCACTCTTCCCTGAGATTTTGGAATTCCGGTTCAAAATCCATACAAAAGGCCAACAGCTCTTCCAGGTCGTGAGTTTTCTTAAGCTCCCATCCGTTCCATATTAAAAATGCTTTCAAGTACTTCTCTGCACTCCCCCGACACAGAAAGCAGACTGTATGGCAGGGTGCAAAATCCTCTTTCATCCCTGAGCGTGCAAGAGCGAGATTTTCCCGGGCAAATTTCAGCCAGGAATCGACCAGTTTTATCTCTTCCTCACTCCTGGCCATAGGCAGCCTACTCTTTCTCATAGACTACCTTACCATCCTTAAAGATGTGATAAAGATAAAATGGGTTTTTCGCCCGGAAATTCCATTCAACTTCTTCAGGCTTTCGCACGATTATATCAATCGGGAACCGCCTTCCCCAGAGCAGAGCATCTACTTTCCGTCTCATGATCCGGCTGGATTCTTGACTTTTTTTGATGATGAATAAATCAAGGTCACTCTCCCGGTTAAAATCACCTCTGGCATATGAGCCAAAGAGGATGATTTTCTCCGGCTGAATCTCCCGGACAATTTTTTGGACAATGTAGTCTATTAATTCGGGAGTTATCTTTTCTATATTTAATTTTTGGTCTATGGACATTTCTCTTTACCGCCCCCTACAATCCCCGTAATTATAAGCACTTGAGAGGTTGCCATAAGTTAGTTAACTCTCCCCCTCCACGATCGAGGTTCCCGATGAAGATGCATGACGGCTATAACGAGAATGGTATTACCTCGTATCTGATAGATAATCCCGTATGGAAACCTTTTAGTCCTGCAACGGCGGGTTCTCTGGGAAATCAATGACCACGCTTCAGGATATTGAATGATTCTTTCGATGGTTTCTTTAACTTCCTCAGCGAATTCAAAGCCAAGCCCTTCTTTTTGTGCATTATAATAACCAACGGCTTCGATAAGTTCTGCTTGGGCAGGTTTAAGAAATTCAACGTCCATTATATCTTCTTCTTAATAATCTTATCAATCTCATCAAAAACTTCCTGAGAAGAGACCGTTTCGATTTCCCCCCGTTCAAATGCGTCGAGACGGTCCTCGGCTTCCTGTGCCCATAACTCATCTATTCTTTGGCGAGAAGGCGAATCGAGACTGGATAAAAGTTTATCAATTAACTCGGCTCTTTCTCCAGGCGGAAGAGATAAAGCTTCTTCGAGAACCTGGGCACCTCTTTTTAACATGATGATTGCTCCTCCTTAAAAGAGAATTACAGCAGCAATAGTTACCTTATATTTTATCCCTTTTAAGCCAATTATACAAATCGGTTTGAATCTATCCAGCCAATTCAGCTCATATCCCGTTCATTGTAAACGGATTGGATCTCCTCTGCGTGGATGCAGAGATAATTCAAGACCTGACGGCGGGTACTATTCACCCGGAACTAACCGCAAGGGAGCAGGTGCCTGCTCTTCCTCGCCCGGTGAGGTCGGTGCAGGAAATAAGTTTGTTATCACGTCATTTCGCCCGTTTTTACCCCGGGAGCTTGGGTTCTGGCTTCTGACCCAATGGCTTACCGGCGGCCATTTTACCTTGCACCGGATTCTGGCGGGAGAGCAAAAGGCGCCTTGCAGGCAAAAGCAGAAGCCGGGCTGCAGGCAGCGGCATGAGCCCGCAGGCGGGCAAGAATAAGTGCCTGGCCTTTAGACTTACCGGATGGTCCGGCAGCCTGATTCCGAGAGGGTATGGAGGATTTTCCTTGACCCGATGGATCAATCACCTATTTGGCATATTAAAAATCCCTCTCTTTCCCTGGTCTGGGACATCAGCAAGGAGAAGATCTTAAAAATGTGAATACAAATGTTCCCAGCTTGCATGGGAGCATCCCAAATTCTCCTCCCCCTTGAGGTTCAAGGGAGGACAGTTTTAGTTTACCGGAATCAGTCCCCTGTTTTACACCATAAGGGGGCAAATGCACCTAATAATATCTTCAACTCCCATTGTTTCCATATCAAAAATGCTTTCAAGTACTTCTCTGAGCTCCCCTGACACAGAAATCAGATTGTATGGCAGGGTGCAAAATCTTCTTTCATCCCTGAGTGTGCAAGGGCGAGATTTTCCCGCGCGAATTTCAACCAGGCATCGACCAGTCTTATCTCTTCCTCACTCCTGGCCATAGGCTGCTTTACTCTTTCTCATAAACTACTTTCCCATCCTTAAAGATATGGTAAAGATAAAATGGGTTTTTCGCCCGGAAATTCCATTCAACTTCTTCAGGCTTTCGCACGATTATATCCACCGGGAACCGCCTTCCCCAGAGCAGAGCATCTACTTTCCGTCTCATGATCCGGCTGGATTCTTTACTTTCCTTAATGATAAATAAATCAAGGTCACTCTCCTGGGTAAAATCACCTCTGGCATATGAGCCAAAGAGGATGATTTTCTTTCGATGGCACATCGTGAAATTAAGGGTCATGATAGCAAGTGTATAAAAACTCCATTAAAGTTATATTTCCCATATTTATTGATATGATCAAAGCGACAAGGTGATCAGAGTGGGGTAATTCAAATAGTAAAGCACTTAATTTTCTGATCGGAGCATAAAATCTAGGCATGAGCAATAAACATATTTCTTGCGCGTAACCCTAATTTGCAGTATCATTTTCAAAATGATAGAAGTTATTTTATCAATTTACCAATCTTGTCCACTAACCAACTTATTGGTCTGATGATTACCGATTATCATGCAAAATATTTCGCCTTTGAACTCTCAAAGCGCAGTTCGTCTGACAGCTTACAGAAGCTGACCTTTTCCCTTTTAGATGCTCAGGTTGATCTAAACCCCCATCAGGTTGAGGCTGCTTTGTTTGTGTTCAGCTCTCCGCTTTCCAGGGGGGCGATATTGGCTGATGAGGTAGGGCTGGGGAAAACCATTGAGGCGGGTCTGGTTATCTCCCAGAAATGGGCTGAGAGGAAGAGAAAAATCTTAATCATAGTACCGTCCAGCCTCCGGAAACAGTGGTATCAGGAATTATCCGACAAGTTTTTTCTTCCCTCCATCATTTTAGAAACTCCCTCATTCAACCAGGCGATAAAAGACGGGAAAATAAACCCCTTCGATCATGAAGAGATAGTCATTTGCTCTTACCACTTTGCAAAGGCCAAAAGTGCTTATATCCGGCACATTAATTGGGATTTGGTGGTTATAGATGAGGC from bacterium carries:
- a CDS encoding CooT family nickel-binding protein, whose product is MCEANAYIDHEGKEELYMESVDVIKPEAENKLLIMNIFGDQKILQGRIKRISLLNHKILLERIK
- the otsB gene encoding trehalose-phosphatase, whose protein sequence is MYSIKDPIAEWPRIKKELRSRPVLLLMNYEGILVPAPPSPPNLDYNLRELLISLRSKSSVTTGIISSLKLSSLQNLVRINGMYYSGNSGLEIRGPEMEFIHPACAQCAAELQSMKASLQERFCDLGEISVEDNGFSLSLGYQQADNNQKEVVRERIGAVIQPFLSSGTLRLVEGKDGLEILPVVNWDKGRVVKMFENLVSSRKAHPLTIYLGADNADEDAFRAIRGKGIGILVGRKNTTSAGYCLSGHSEVVDFLLLLESFY
- a CDS encoding SPOR domain-containing protein, encoding MSMQTQGEFIQKQENPARGRPGGRQSLAARTTFTAGRTVWLAGLLLILFAILGTMIHLREKLAIQDSVKELESQVKAANSQDQFTFFHTLPDIKMDMGRARKIHLSPGIAQASQSGGRYTIQVAALRMRNEAEKIMQSLRARGYSAYLTTGDSEDRNTSWYRIRIGGFSDRLEAERQLQSLSEKAGFHGFVIAATQ
- the argS gene encoding arginine--tRNA ligase; its protein translation is MKKILSKSIVNGLKSSVEKGLIPQEISWPKIYFEIPKEKKFGDLTTNIAFLLAPAAKMPPRKLAEIIIQNIPAWPKVVDKVEIAGSGFINLFLKPQFWHQILRQIQAKPKEFCSPAVGRGRKVNIEFVSANPTGPLHVGHGRCAVVGDTLARILEKVGYRVTREYYINDAGRQMEILGKSVLLRYYQEMGKDVPFLADGYQGEYIRDIARDLIREKGDSLLSMPEKEAVPLLTRIAADIILRQIQDDLVLSRVQFDQWFSERSLYDTGSVEKAIKYLRNKGWVYEQDGALWMKTSSVGDEKDRVVIRSSGEPTYYASDIAYHRNKFQRKYARLIDIWGADHHGYVNRIRAVARAFSVPEERVSILLVQLVRLMRGETPVNMSTRKATFTTLSEVIEEVGVDAARFFFLLRRFDTHLDFDLDLAKKQSSENPVYYTQYAHARVCSIFREIEKRGLLLPEPDLSLLQNAEEIQLIQKLSLYPQVLTEAAEALEPHRLTFYLIELATLFHKYYNLYRVISEDSRLSSARIVLVSAIRIVIADGLKLLGISTPTAM
- a CDS encoding 30S ribosomal protein S1, whose protein sequence is MTINNDPKDILLSEEDAILEKKSSHNPQQTLTSSKEEKRSSSAAGQGKMVSELEDTYKDDLDEEESMGEEELERLYTESLRHIEEGEVVKGTILRIMDEEVLVDIGYKSEGTIALREFRTPAGELNVKVGDVVDVFLETMEDSDDLIVLSKEKADKIKIWDDLMKIYENGETIEGRVIKRIKGGLTVDIGILGFLPGSQIDIKPIRDLDGLIGKVLKMKIIKLNKKRGNIVLSRRSLLEEERDKKRKVALETIEEGKLVKGIVKNITEYGAFIDLGGIDGLLHVTDMSWGRVRHPSELFVVGDEVEVMVLKFDQANERISLGLKQKTPDPWERVDEKYVIGSRVRGKVVSLTDYGAFVELEEGVEGLIHVSEMSWTRKIRHPSRVVAIGEIVEVIVLDVDKENKRISLGMKQTEPNPWLIIESKYQVGSKITGRVRNITDFGAFIELEEGVDGLVHISDISWTQRVKHPSEVLKKGEKIDAVILSIDTQNERLSLGIKQLQPDPWSKVEEKYPVGSIVPCKVLRLTDTGAVAELEGGVDGFIHVSEMGDESISNPKQVLSVGDEIVVKIIRTDIEARKIGLSIRGYEESAHSAELEEYRKRQKNQNAHATGGSSGNDAPASSPGREEKEEESLSS
- the cmk gene encoding (d)CMP kinase; the encoded protein is MEQAGKKGLIIAIDGPSAAGKSTVGKLLARRYNYTYIDTGAMYRALALKAIQAGIADDDEASLTDLLHHNSISLHNVSGEECKGSDCCLNLRVFWNAEDVTSLIRTQQVGMMASRISALPGVRLAMVEIQRQIGRQGAVVMDGRDIGSFVFPDADKKFFLDASLEERARRRFEELRSRGMEVSFPEVMADLAERDRNDRSRQLAPLVKTEDAIVIDSTHRSIEEVGDIMARKIGI
- a CDS encoding PIN domain-containing protein, whose amino-acid sequence is MENRARELSRSGIRPLDALHLASAEEAEADYFCTCDDKFLNRTKTIQGIKTRVVSPVELIEEIEKW
- a CDS encoding HEPN domain-containing protein — encoded protein: MRKSRLPMARSEEEIKLVDSWLKFARENLALARSGMKEDFAPCHTVCFLCRGSAEKYLKAFLIWNGWELKKTHDLEELLAFCMDFEPEFQNLREECGLFNEYITEARYPGDLPFESICQEDAQEALEAASKIEEFVLNKVHLS
- a CDS encoding nucleotidyltransferase domain-containing protein — protein: MSIDQKLNIEKITPELIDYIVQKIVREIQPEKIILFGSYARGDFNRESDLDLFIIKKSQESSRIMRRKVDALLWGRRFPIDIIVRKPEEVEWNFRAKNPFYLYHIFKDGKVVYEKE
- a CDS encoding type II toxin-antitoxin system RelE/ParE family toxin, translating into MDVEFLKPAQAELIEAVGYYNAQKEGLGFEFAEEVKETIERIIQYPEAWSLISQRTRRCRTKRFPYGIIYQIRGNTILVIAVMHLHREPRSWRGRVN
- a CDS encoding addiction module protein translates to MLKRGAQVLEEALSLPPGERAELIDKLLSSLDSPSRQRIDELWAQEAEDRLDAFERGEIETVSSQEVFDEIDKIIKKKI
- a CDS encoding nucleotidyltransferase domain-containing protein; translated protein: MTLNFTMCHRKKIILFGSYARGDFTQESDLDLFIIKESKESSRIMRRKVDALLWGRRFPVDIIVRKPEEVEWNFRAKNPFYLYHIFKDGKVVYEKE